From Burkholderia pseudomultivorans, the proteins below share one genomic window:
- a CDS encoding PadR family transcriptional regulator has protein sequence MRHNHFRGHARCDGHGAHARPDWIAGLWHAIGRHRRGHDPFGGGGPFGGRGGRGGFGDFGDDGMPRGRQFSSDDLQLLLLALLAEQPSHGYELIKALDTRSSGFYSPSPGMVYPALTYLEEVGFVASQAEGNRKRYALTDAGRTHLDTQRERVDTLFARLTHLARKMEFMRRAFAGEPASADAQDEAQAGWLPEFVEARVALKRALLHKSAATADEQRRIAAILRRATAEIEGGTGA, from the coding sequence ATGCGACACAACCACTTCCGCGGCCATGCCCGATGTGACGGTCATGGTGCGCATGCCCGCCCCGACTGGATCGCCGGTCTCTGGCACGCGATCGGCCGCCATCGACGCGGCCACGATCCGTTCGGCGGCGGCGGCCCGTTCGGTGGCCGCGGCGGACGCGGCGGCTTCGGGGATTTCGGCGACGACGGCATGCCGCGCGGCCGCCAGTTCAGTTCCGACGACCTGCAACTGCTGCTGCTCGCGCTGCTTGCCGAGCAACCGAGCCACGGCTACGAACTGATCAAGGCGCTCGACACGCGTTCGAGCGGCTTCTACAGCCCGAGCCCCGGCATGGTGTATCCGGCGCTCACCTATCTCGAAGAAGTCGGCTTCGTCGCGTCGCAGGCGGAAGGCAATCGCAAGCGCTACGCACTCACCGACGCCGGCCGCACCCATCTCGACACGCAGCGCGAGCGCGTCGACACGCTGTTCGCGCGCCTCACGCACCTCGCGCGCAAGATGGAATTCATGCGCCGCGCATTCGCCGGCGAACCGGCGAGTGCCGATGCGCAGGATGAAGCACAGGCCGGCTGGCTGCCCGAATTCGTCGAGGCGCGCGTCGCGCTGAAGCGCGCGTTGCTGCACAAGAGCGCAGCGACAGCCGACGAGCAGCGGCGCATCGCCGCCATCCTGCGTCGCGCGACCGCCGAGATCGAAGGCGGCACCGGCGCGTGA
- a CDS encoding MFS transporter, whose translation MKTSATVATQDLESAAAKKGSTRMTGIEWRSLSLAGLGWTFESYDSFLLSLLLPTLALQFGLSKAQLGIFTSVTAAGQIIGGILFGFVSDRIGRVRTALLCVGIYSLFSGLIAFAPDAHGFAALRFCGALGMGGTWTAGAALIAETWHPSRRGKGGALMQMGLPIGAILAIAISGIVSAAHGGLGGDSWRLLFLIGASPFFILFWVARKTPESPIWLERRHARSQARKPGTAGHEKLNVRGLLTAFGFIFFLQYLYWGVFTWTPTFLVTVKHLDFVHSLKFVLALQFGAISGFLLFSAWVDRIGRRPMFLAYLLVGAMAVGVYIVSANPLLLMSAIFLTGFSVNGIFAGAGPFLAEIIGNTASRGFFMGLAYNGGRLGGFIAPLVIGTLASTSGGFVLGLATTIVAFIAAAVVVLFAPETRGKALS comes from the coding sequence ATGAAGACGAGTGCAACCGTGGCGACGCAGGACCTGGAGTCCGCAGCCGCGAAAAAAGGGTCCACGCGCATGACCGGTATCGAGTGGCGTTCGCTGTCGCTCGCAGGGCTCGGCTGGACGTTCGAGAGCTACGACTCGTTCCTGCTTTCGCTGCTGCTGCCGACGCTCGCGCTGCAGTTCGGGCTGAGCAAGGCGCAGCTCGGCATTTTCACGAGCGTCACGGCGGCCGGACAGATCATCGGCGGCATTCTGTTCGGCTTCGTGTCGGACCGGATCGGGCGCGTGCGCACCGCGCTGCTCTGCGTCGGCATCTACTCGCTGTTCTCCGGCCTGATTGCATTTGCGCCCGACGCGCACGGGTTTGCCGCGTTGCGCTTTTGCGGCGCGCTCGGGATGGGCGGAACCTGGACCGCCGGCGCGGCGCTCATCGCGGAAACCTGGCACCCGAGCCGGCGCGGCAAGGGTGGCGCGCTGATGCAGATGGGCTTGCCGATCGGCGCGATTCTCGCGATCGCGATCTCGGGCATCGTCAGTGCCGCGCATGGCGGATTGGGCGGCGACAGCTGGCGTCTGCTGTTCCTGATCGGTGCATCGCCGTTCTTCATTCTGTTCTGGGTCGCGCGCAAGACGCCGGAATCGCCGATCTGGCTCGAACGCCGGCACGCGAGGTCGCAAGCCCGCAAGCCCGGCACGGCAGGGCACGAGAAGCTGAATGTGCGCGGCCTGCTCACCGCCTTCGGCTTCATCTTCTTTCTGCAGTACCTGTACTGGGGCGTATTCACGTGGACGCCGACGTTCCTCGTCACGGTGAAGCACCTCGACTTCGTGCATAGCCTGAAGTTCGTGCTCGCACTGCAGTTCGGCGCGATCTCCGGCTTTCTGCTGTTCTCCGCATGGGTCGACCGGATCGGCCGGCGGCCGATGTTCCTGGCGTACCTGCTGGTCGGGGCGATGGCCGTCGGCGTGTACATCGTGTCGGCGAATCCGTTGCTGCTGATGAGCGCTATCTTTCTGACCGGCTTCAGCGTGAACGGCATCTTCGCGGGTGCCGGCCCATTCCTCGCCGAGATCATCGGCAACACGGCATCGCGCGGGTTCTTCATGGGCCTCGCGTACAACGGCGGCCGGCTCGGCGGCTTCATCGCGCCGTTGGTCATCGGTACGCTGGCGTCGACGTCGGGCGGCTTCGTGCTCGGACTCGCGACGACGATCGTCGCGTTCATCGCTGCGGCCGTGGTCGTGCTGTTCGCGCCCGAAACGCGCGGGAAGGCGCTGTCATGA
- a CDS encoding IclR family transcriptional regulator: MGNEGVVAVEKALSLLDCFKPGAESQSLAMLSQASGMHKTTVYRLMNSLERMGYVVRAQSGNYSLGHRVLYLGKLYEQSFHLSAVVEPVLHALAALTKESASYYVHDNGQRLCLFRAEPSEGLRETRLAGTILPLDDTAISQVIRFWGLGEPIYDAPPALPLFTAGARDVHTAAFAVPVFGAGDKFMAALTLSGPASRLSVARESGELDRPQLDAAADLSRKLGASVALCENIYGT; the protein is encoded by the coding sequence ATGGGAAATGAAGGGGTCGTTGCCGTGGAAAAGGCGCTTTCGCTGCTGGACTGTTTCAAGCCCGGCGCCGAATCGCAGTCGCTCGCGATGCTGTCGCAGGCATCCGGCATGCATAAGACGACGGTCTATCGCCTGATGAACTCACTGGAGCGAATGGGCTATGTCGTGCGCGCTCAGTCCGGCAACTATTCGCTTGGGCATCGCGTGCTGTACCTGGGCAAGCTGTACGAGCAGTCGTTCCATTTGTCCGCGGTGGTTGAACCGGTGCTGCATGCGCTCGCCGCGCTGACGAAGGAAAGCGCATCGTACTACGTGCACGACAACGGGCAGCGGCTTTGCCTGTTTCGGGCCGAGCCGTCCGAAGGTCTACGTGAAACGCGGCTTGCGGGGACGATACTGCCGCTCGATGACACGGCCATCAGCCAGGTGATCCGTTTCTGGGGGCTCGGCGAGCCGATCTATGACGCGCCGCCTGCACTGCCCCTCTTCACCGCGGGTGCGCGCGACGTGCACACGGCAGCGTTCGCGGTGCCTGTGTTCGGCGCCGGCGACAAGTTCATGGCGGCACTGACGCTTTCCGGTCCTGCGTCTCGCCTCAGCGTCGCGCGCGAGTCGGGCGAGCTGGATCGGCCGCAGTTGGACGCGGCCGCCGATCTATCCCGGAAGCTGGGCGCGAGTGTCGCGCTCTGCGAGAACATCTACGGCACCTGA
- a CDS encoding MFS transporter, translating into MTISHALHAGDDTPRADAQAAAQLAVDDYAASERTLAKAFRRILPFIFVCYVISYLDRTNVGFAALTMNKDLGLTAEQFGVGAGLFFVGYFLFEIPSNLIMQKVGARVWIARIMITWGLFSMATAFVVGPKSFAAARFLLGLAEAGFTPGIYLYFTHWFPGKWRAKVTAAFLVGIPVANMIGSPISGALLEFGGLHGLRSWQWLLLIEGVPAVLLGIACLFVLADRPEKAAWLSDEEKASLAKRLAFEQRDIGAKHGSKLRDAMTNWRVFVLALINFCGIVGSLGVGLWMPQIIKQFGVEHAVVGWLTAIPYAIGAGVMLWWARLANRAANRIPYVAGALAVAAVALCASAFIHAPVFKLIALCVTASGILAFQATYWAIPSGFLTGRAAAGGLALIVSVGNLGGFVGPSMIGALKQFSGGFTAPLIAVSGVLLLGALTIAWLGDPGSGAGEARAARQP; encoded by the coding sequence ATGACCATTTCGCACGCGCTGCATGCCGGCGATGACACACCGCGCGCCGACGCGCAAGCCGCAGCGCAGCTTGCCGTCGACGATTACGCGGCCAGCGAGCGCACGCTTGCCAAGGCGTTCCGGCGCATTCTGCCGTTCATCTTTGTCTGCTACGTGATCAGTTATCTCGACAGAACCAACGTCGGTTTTGCCGCGCTCACGATGAACAAGGATCTCGGTCTGACGGCCGAGCAGTTCGGCGTCGGTGCCGGGCTGTTCTTCGTCGGCTACTTCCTGTTCGAGATTCCGAGCAACCTGATCATGCAGAAGGTCGGCGCGCGCGTGTGGATCGCGAGAATCATGATCACGTGGGGCCTGTTCTCGATGGCCACGGCGTTCGTCGTCGGACCGAAGAGCTTTGCGGCCGCGCGATTCCTGCTCGGGCTCGCCGAGGCGGGCTTCACGCCCGGCATTTATCTGTATTTCACGCACTGGTTTCCCGGCAAGTGGCGCGCGAAGGTGACGGCCGCGTTCCTCGTCGGCATTCCCGTCGCGAACATGATCGGCTCGCCGATTTCCGGTGCGCTGCTCGAATTCGGCGGCCTGCATGGGCTGCGCAGCTGGCAGTGGCTGCTGCTGATCGAAGGCGTACCGGCGGTGCTGCTCGGCATCGCGTGCCTGTTCGTGCTGGCCGACCGTCCCGAGAAAGCCGCATGGCTCAGTGACGAAGAGAAGGCGTCGCTCGCGAAGCGCCTCGCGTTCGAACAGCGCGACATCGGCGCGAAGCACGGCAGCAAACTGCGCGACGCGATGACGAACTGGCGCGTGTTCGTGCTCGCGCTCATCAACTTCTGCGGGATCGTCGGCTCGCTCGGCGTCGGCTTGTGGATGCCGCAGATCATCAAGCAGTTCGGCGTCGAACACGCGGTGGTCGGGTGGCTGACCGCCATTCCGTATGCAATCGGCGCCGGCGTGATGCTCTGGTGGGCGCGTCTCGCCAATCGTGCGGCCAACCGCATTCCGTATGTTGCCGGTGCGCTTGCCGTCGCGGCCGTCGCGTTGTGTGCGAGCGCCTTCATTCATGCGCCGGTTTTCAAGCTGATCGCACTGTGCGTCACGGCGAGCGGGATCCTCGCGTTCCAGGCGACGTACTGGGCCATCCCGTCAGGATTCCTCACCGGACGCGCCGCCGCCGGCGGCCTCGCGCTGATCGTGTCGGTCGGCAATCTCGGCGGCTTCGTCGGGCCGTCGATGATCGGCGCGCTCAAGCAATTTTCCGGCGGCTTCACCGCGCCGCTCATCGCCGTGTCGGGCGTGCTGCTGCTCGGCGCGCTGACCATCGCATGGCTCGGCGATCCGGGCTCGGGCGCCGGCGAAGCGCGCGCAGCCCGCCAGCCGTGA
- a CDS encoding porin gives MLLNQASQNARPKSRLVLGAVTVASATLGCGAAHAQSSVTLYGIADVGIEHINNTSTGGGQTREASGNLSGSRWGLKGVEDLGGGMKAIFQLESGFNINDGTTAQSTKGLGSNAATTSRIFGRQAWVGLSYRGQQLTFGRQNSLFYEQAVAFDPMGASSRYSVLSLDYAAAARIDNSAKYTGVFGPLTAQAMYSTRYDTGYGAEVPGAQLTGRFFSGALTFAQGPFAASVSYEQRNSNTVATNTGTERRATAAASYAIGPVKGFAGYRYLHASNAFLPANPIRIANGSEASAANLYWAGAQYAVSPAFVVTATAYYQDVHSTSADPWLAVLCADYLLSKRTDIYATAGFARNKGGSALGVNGYGTVAPDHNQTGVVIGMRQKF, from the coding sequence ATGTTGTTGAATCAGGCCAGCCAGAATGCCCGCCCGAAATCCCGCCTCGTGCTCGGCGCCGTCACCGTCGCGAGCGCGACCTTGGGGTGCGGTGCCGCGCATGCGCAAAGCAGCGTCACGCTGTACGGCATTGCCGACGTCGGCATCGAACACATCAACAATACGAGTACCGGCGGCGGGCAGACGCGCGAAGCGTCGGGCAATCTGTCCGGTTCGCGCTGGGGACTGAAGGGCGTCGAGGATCTCGGCGGCGGCATGAAGGCCATTTTCCAGCTGGAAAGCGGCTTCAACATCAATGACGGCACGACTGCGCAGTCGACGAAGGGCCTCGGCTCGAACGCCGCCACGACGTCGCGAATTTTCGGCCGGCAGGCGTGGGTCGGGCTGTCGTACCGAGGTCAGCAGCTGACCTTCGGCCGCCAGAACTCGCTCTTCTACGAACAGGCTGTGGCGTTCGACCCGATGGGCGCGTCGTCGCGATACTCGGTGCTGTCGCTCGACTACGCGGCGGCCGCGCGTATCGACAATTCCGCGAAGTACACCGGCGTGTTCGGTCCGCTGACGGCGCAGGCGATGTATAGCACCCGCTACGACACCGGGTACGGCGCCGAGGTGCCGGGCGCGCAACTCACCGGCCGCTTCTTCAGCGGGGCGCTGACTTTCGCGCAAGGACCGTTCGCTGCGAGCGTGTCGTACGAGCAGCGCAACAGCAACACCGTCGCGACCAACACGGGCACCGAGCGGCGCGCCACGGCCGCCGCGTCGTATGCGATCGGACCGGTGAAGGGGTTCGCCGGTTATCGCTATCTTCACGCGTCGAACGCGTTCCTGCCGGCAAACCCGATCCGTATCGCGAACGGCTCCGAAGCCAGCGCGGCGAATCTGTACTGGGCCGGTGCGCAATACGCGGTGTCGCCGGCGTTCGTGGTCACGGCAACGGCCTATTACCAGGACGTGCATTCGACGAGTGCGGACCCGTGGCTCGCCGTGCTCTGTGCTGACTATCTGCTGTCGAAGCGCACCGATATCTACGCGACGGCGGGTTTCGCGCGCAACAAGGGCGGCTCCGCGCTCGGCGTGAACGGCTATGGCACGGTCGCACCCGATCACAACCAGACGGGTGTGGTGATCGGCATGCGCCAGAAGTTCTAA
- a CDS encoding MFS transporter, whose product MNVATQAGWVSRLFPALSEASLRRYLSGQVASVLGSWTQNVTLNLLIYHLSGSAAILALLNFLLYGPQLIVAPVAGSRIGSANARRVTLCVLTTSLLLTSSLFTLSLLGLLGVKLILAHALAIGVSSAVETPARQVLLLTSLHDATHTSNAVAMNTMVYNVGRMVGPTIAGFVYPTLGPRTSFAIYALALCFMATCVRSIRTASVERPSRAESGLRDAVGYVLSDAFSARYLPILACIGLFAGSYQTLVPLLADHGFHDAARFTGVFFACAGAGSLSAAVLLSSAFGPRASHRFIAYAPWTAVGALTVLAATTDAAGSIPAFYALGFSLTFAATSTNATIQRQCPEHVRGGLVGMYGMAYNGTMPFGYLLVGSASEALGVRHTFAAMAAVLACGVVAVIAWQRFTGTRPGAQ is encoded by the coding sequence ATGAACGTGGCGACGCAAGCGGGGTGGGTGAGCAGGCTGTTTCCCGCGCTGTCGGAGGCATCGCTGCGGCGCTATCTGAGCGGGCAGGTCGCGTCGGTGCTCGGCAGCTGGACGCAGAACGTCACGCTGAATCTGCTGATCTATCACCTGTCCGGCTCGGCGGCGATCCTCGCGCTGCTCAACTTCCTGCTGTACGGGCCGCAGTTGATCGTCGCGCCGGTGGCAGGCTCCCGCATCGGCTCGGCCAATGCGCGCCGCGTGACGCTCTGCGTGCTGACGACGTCACTGCTGCTGACCAGCAGCCTCTTCACGCTGTCGCTGCTCGGCTTGCTCGGCGTGAAGCTGATCCTCGCGCATGCGCTGGCGATCGGCGTGTCGAGCGCGGTGGAAACGCCGGCGCGGCAGGTGCTGCTGCTGACGAGCCTGCATGATGCGACGCACACGTCCAACGCGGTCGCGATGAACACGATGGTCTACAACGTCGGGCGCATGGTCGGCCCCACCATCGCCGGGTTCGTCTATCCGACGCTCGGGCCCAGGACGTCGTTTGCGATCTATGCGCTCGCGCTCTGCTTCATGGCGACGTGCGTGCGGTCGATCCGGACTGCGTCGGTGGAGCGCCCGTCGCGCGCGGAGAGCGGCCTGCGCGACGCGGTCGGCTATGTGCTGTCCGATGCGTTCTCGGCCCGCTATCTGCCGATTCTCGCGTGCATCGGCCTGTTCGCCGGTAGCTACCAGACGCTCGTGCCGCTGCTCGCGGACCACGGCTTTCACGACGCGGCGCGCTTTACCGGCGTGTTCTTTGCGTGCGCCGGCGCCGGCTCGTTGAGCGCGGCGGTGCTGCTGTCGTCGGCGTTCGGGCCGCGCGCATCGCACCGCTTCATCGCGTATGCGCCGTGGACGGCAGTCGGCGCGCTGACCGTGCTGGCCGCGACGACCGATGCGGCGGGATCGATCCCCGCGTTCTATGCACTCGGCTTCAGCCTCACGTTCGCGGCCACGTCGACGAACGCGACCATTCAGCGCCAGTGCCCCGAACACGTGCGCGGCGGGCTCGTCGGGATGTACGGCATGGCCTACAACGGCACGATGCCGTTCGGTTACCTGCTCGTCGGCAGCGCATCCGAGGCGCTCGGCGTGCGACACACCTTCGCCGCCATGGCCGCCGTGCTCGCGTGCGGCGTCGTGGCGGTCATCGCGTGGCAACGGTTTACAGGAACGCGCCCAGGCGCACAATAA
- a CDS encoding NAD(P)-dependent oxidoreductase, with amino-acid sequence MQAASHKPVVLVTAADLAPQALDMLAQFDVVFAGKQPTEDDIVALCTRHKPVAIIVRYGKINARIMDAAENLQVISKHGSGIDVIDQDAAAARGIAVRAAVGANAAAVAEHAWALMLACAKSVPQLDTRMREGHWDKSTHKSVELDGRTLGLVGLGAIGRRVAAIGAAFGMKVLAFDPFAKEAPAGVKLVPLDTLYAESDVVSLHCPLTADNRRMLNRDTLARFKRGTILVNTARGGLIDEAALADALASGRLRSAGLDSFDVEPMTVPHLFQQIPNVILSPHIGGVSDAAYVNMGKGAAANVLAALDERAHSAA; translated from the coding sequence ATGCAGGCCGCTTCGCACAAGCCCGTGGTCCTCGTGACCGCCGCCGACCTTGCACCGCAAGCGCTCGACATGCTTGCGCAGTTCGACGTCGTGTTCGCCGGCAAGCAACCGACCGAGGACGACATCGTCGCGCTCTGCACCCGGCACAAGCCGGTCGCGATCATCGTCCGGTACGGCAAGATCAACGCCCGCATCATGGACGCGGCCGAAAACCTGCAGGTGATTTCGAAGCACGGCAGCGGCATCGACGTGATCGATCAGGACGCTGCCGCCGCACGCGGCATCGCGGTGCGCGCCGCGGTCGGCGCAAATGCGGCCGCCGTCGCCGAGCACGCATGGGCGCTGATGCTCGCATGTGCGAAGTCGGTTCCGCAGCTCGATACCCGCATGCGCGAAGGCCATTGGGACAAGTCGACGCACAAGTCCGTCGAACTCGACGGGCGCACGCTCGGCCTCGTCGGGCTCGGTGCGATCGGCCGGCGCGTGGCCGCGATCGGCGCGGCGTTCGGCATGAAGGTGCTCGCGTTCGATCCGTTCGCGAAGGAAGCGCCGGCCGGTGTGAAGCTCGTGCCGCTCGACACGCTGTATGCGGAGTCGGACGTCGTGTCGCTGCATTGTCCGTTGACGGCCGACAACCGCCGGATGCTCAACCGCGACACGCTTGCGCGTTTCAAGCGCGGGACGATTCTCGTCAATACCGCACGCGGCGGCTTGATCGACGAAGCCGCGCTTGCCGACGCGCTGGCGAGCGGCCGATTGCGCTCGGCCGGGCTCGACAGCTTCGACGTCGAGCCGATGACGGTGCCGCACCTGTTCCAGCAGATCCCGAACGTGATTCTGTCGCCGCATATCGGCGGCGTGAGCGATGCCGCGTACGTGAACATGGGCAAGGGCGCCGCCGCCAACGTTCTCGCGGCGCTGGACGAACGCGCGCATAGCGCGGCTTGA
- a CDS encoding RraA family protein: MSKPSISTSPINRDIERVSPELVQAAARYQAAILADVAGRRGTVHGRVRPLSPTMKVAGPAVTVEVRAGDNLAIHAALAVAKPGDVIVVDGKGDISCALLGEIMAAQAKASGIAGIIIDGAVRDAHELANGDYPIFSAGLNPCGPTKSIAGRVNAPISLGGTTVNPGDLVVGDTDGVVVIPRADVARIVDLAQKKLDFETARIAAIHKGDLRPGWIEKELRAAGMLAEGEAL, encoded by the coding sequence ATGAGCAAGCCATCCATCAGCACTTCCCCGATCAATCGCGACATCGAGCGCGTGTCGCCCGAGCTCGTTCAGGCCGCCGCGCGCTATCAAGCCGCGATCCTGGCCGACGTCGCCGGCCGCCGCGGCACGGTGCATGGCCGCGTACGGCCGTTGTCGCCGACGATGAAGGTCGCCGGCCCCGCGGTCACGGTCGAAGTCCGCGCGGGCGACAACCTCGCGATCCATGCGGCGCTCGCCGTCGCGAAGCCGGGCGACGTGATCGTGGTCGACGGCAAGGGCGACATCTCGTGCGCGCTGCTCGGCGAAATCATGGCGGCGCAGGCGAAGGCGAGCGGCATCGCCGGCATCATCATCGACGGCGCGGTGCGCGACGCGCACGAACTCGCCAACGGCGACTATCCGATCTTCTCGGCCGGCCTCAATCCGTGCGGCCCGACGAAAAGCATCGCGGGCCGCGTGAATGCACCGATCTCGCTGGGCGGCACGACGGTCAATCCGGGCGACCTGGTGGTCGGGGACACCGACGGCGTCGTCGTCATTCCGCGTGCCGACGTCGCGCGCATCGTCGATCTCGCGCAAAAAAAGCTCGACTTCGAAACCGCGCGTATCGCGGCGATCCACAAGGGTGACCTTCGTCCGGGCTGGATCGAGAAGGAACTGCGCGCGGCCGGCATGCTCGCCGAAGGCGAGGCACTGTGA
- a CDS encoding SMP-30/gluconolactonase/LRE family protein has translation MFYLTNPEVREADVFTRMPEKFRKPDVRTEWARANRAGMVTDSFLEGPVWDPDGYLFVTDIPHGRIFRISPAGDWDLVVEYDGEPNGMKRFDASHLIITDYRNGLMLLDIERGEIRPYLERRNTERFKGVNDLTFDSAGNLYFTDQGQTGLHDPTGRVYRLSPDGKLDMLLGTCPSPNGLVLSRDEKVLFVAMTRGNAVWRMPLQADGSVSKVSQFFTSYGPSGPDGLTVDLEGRLFVANPGLGRVWVLNHCAEPVEILTGPKGASLTSVCFGGADMKTLFITESTSGSVLKADMSIAGPLPKQAAKQD, from the coding sequence ATGTTCTATCTGACGAACCCTGAAGTGCGCGAAGCCGACGTGTTCACGCGCATGCCGGAAAAGTTTCGCAAGCCGGACGTCCGCACGGAATGGGCGCGCGCGAATCGCGCCGGCATGGTCACCGATTCCTTTCTCGAAGGGCCGGTCTGGGATCCGGACGGCTATCTGTTCGTGACCGACATTCCGCACGGGCGCATCTTCCGCATTTCGCCGGCGGGCGACTGGGATCTCGTCGTCGAATACGACGGCGAGCCCAACGGGATGAAGCGCTTCGACGCATCGCACCTGATCATCACCGACTACCGCAACGGCCTGATGCTGCTCGATATCGAGCGCGGTGAAATTCGCCCGTATCTCGAGCGCCGCAACACCGAGCGCTTCAAGGGCGTGAACGACCTGACGTTCGACTCGGCCGGCAACCTCTATTTCACCGACCAGGGGCAGACCGGCCTGCACGATCCGACGGGGCGCGTGTATCGGCTGTCGCCCGACGGCAAGCTCGACATGCTGCTCGGCACCTGCCCGAGCCCGAACGGGCTCGTTCTGTCACGCGACGAGAAAGTGCTGTTCGTCGCGATGACGCGCGGCAATGCCGTATGGCGCATGCCGCTGCAGGCCGACGGGTCCGTTAGCAAGGTCAGTCAGTTCTTCACGTCCTATGGACCGAGCGGTCCCGACGGCCTCACCGTCGATCTCGAAGGCCGCCTGTTCGTCGCGAATCCGGGCCTCGGCCGCGTGTGGGTGCTCAACCACTGCGCGGAGCCCGTCGAGATCCTGACCGGACCGAAAGGGGCGTCGCTCACGAGCGTGTGCTTCGGTGGCGCCGACATGAAGACGCTTTTCATCACCGAATCGACGTCCGGCTCCGTGCTGAAAGCGGACATGAGCATTGCCGGTCCGCTGCCGAAACAGGCAGCGAAGCAGGACTAA
- a CDS encoding amidohydrolase family protein, which produces MQTVHAPHLPVRPEWLALRDEPVLEPELAIVDAHHHLWDRQTGRYLADEFGADVRSGHRVVSTVYVQCRSMLRASGPDAFKPVGEVEFASGVAAMFDSGAYGSARCCEAIVGGADLSLGAELDAVLDTMLQVSGGRLRGIRNPLAWHSSPDVRSSPVTPPRDRMSDPAFRQGVAALGRYGLSLDAWVYHTQLDDLYELARACEGVTIVIDHFGGPLGVGPHAGRRAEVHAQWKRQLARLAALPNTRMKLGGAGMTVFGFDFAARDLPPSSQELAAAWQPYFDICVECFGVDRCMFESNFPVDKGMFSYRVLWNAFKRLASAMSADEKAALFSRTAASTYRVAIPGDNP; this is translated from the coding sequence ATGCAGACCGTCCACGCACCCCATCTGCCCGTCAGGCCCGAGTGGCTCGCATTGCGCGACGAGCCGGTGCTCGAACCCGAGCTTGCGATCGTCGACGCCCATCACCACCTGTGGGACCGCCAGACCGGGCGCTATCTTGCGGACGAGTTCGGCGCGGACGTGCGCAGCGGGCATCGGGTCGTGTCGACGGTCTACGTGCAGTGCCGCTCGATGTTGCGTGCAAGCGGGCCGGACGCGTTCAAGCCGGTTGGCGAAGTGGAATTCGCGAGCGGCGTCGCCGCGATGTTCGACAGCGGCGCATACGGTTCCGCGCGGTGCTGCGAGGCCATCGTGGGCGGCGCCGATCTGTCGCTCGGCGCGGAGCTCGATGCGGTGCTCGACACGATGCTGCAGGTGTCCGGCGGGCGATTGCGCGGGATCCGCAATCCGCTCGCGTGGCATTCGAGCCCCGACGTGCGATCGAGCCCGGTGACGCCGCCGCGCGACCGGATGTCTGATCCGGCTTTCCGGCAGGGCGTGGCGGCGCTCGGCCGCTACGGGCTGTCGCTCGATGCGTGGGTCTATCACACGCAGCTCGACGACCTGTACGAACTCGCGCGCGCATGCGAGGGCGTCACCATCGTCATCGACCATTTCGGCGGTCCGCTCGGCGTGGGCCCGCATGCCGGTCGACGCGCGGAAGTGCATGCGCAATGGAAACGGCAACTCGCGCGTCTCGCCGCGCTGCCGAACACGCGCATGAAGCTCGGTGGCGCGGGTATGACCGTATTCGGTTTCGACTTCGCCGCGCGCGACCTGCCGCCGTCGTCGCAGGAACTGGCGGCGGCGTGGCAGCCGTATTTCGACATCTGCGTCGAATGCTTTGGCGTCGATCGCTGCATGTTCGAAAGCAATTTCCCCGTCGACAAGGGGATGTTCAGCTATCGCGTGCTGTGGAACGCCTTCAAACGACTCGCGTCCGCGATGTCGGCCGACGAAAAGGCCGCGCTGTTCAGCCGGACGGCTGCATCGACGTACCGCGTCGCGATTCCCGGAGACAACCCATGA